The following are encoded in a window of Lactobacillus acidophilus genomic DNA:
- a CDS encoding ABC transporter ATP-binding protein, whose translation MKKIHSFQHSLKLLLSTYKLFFKAAPAIATFVALLAPIQAIASVLAINAGQNVINEVTVHKQFWTSIGIWIIATALTQLLPPVATSLQGILTDKLTGFINMNLMKKSKDLQSLSIFDNSTYFDDLQLLKEGASWRPVNLIVFGVAIIQSGLTLLFMLSLLARYNPWVAILLLIVMVPQSLSYYRIQQQAFETMVTRSKNARKLDYLSSLLLDRKDTKEVRLFNMFPAVIDRYIKLFKDTRKNVDQVRMKQMYVSSFFLGLVVIVSGYGFYWFASSVNDGIVGAGALLMFVSVIASVSSSLATLVEDSSLLYDSLLWVEKYNRFEKYHDDFQNGSRQLDTPINQIKLSHVSFTYPFSNEEILHDVNFNINKGEKIAIVGENGSGKSTLIKLLMRFYDPSKGKIDLNGSNLKDYDIKDYRNHLSATFQDYSKFKLSLLENVSVFRNGNEDKVKTALGDAGLSTLLNDKDISLDTILSKEFANGVELSGGQWQKIALARDIYSDAQVEFLDEPTAAIDAKSENKIYEHFLAKNKNKTIVFVTHRLSAVKYADKILFLQNGKVQGFDSHENLMKTNIDYRNMYNLQKEAYI comes from the coding sequence ATGAAAAAGATACATTCTTTTCAACATTCTTTGAAACTTCTATTGTCTACGTATAAATTATTCTTCAAAGCTGCTCCTGCTATAGCAACTTTTGTAGCTCTATTAGCACCTATTCAGGCTATTGCTTCAGTCTTAGCCATTAATGCAGGCCAAAATGTAATTAATGAGGTGACTGTACATAAGCAATTTTGGACAAGTATAGGTATCTGGATCATAGCTACGGCCTTAACGCAACTTTTGCCACCGGTTGCCACATCTCTTCAAGGAATTCTGACGGATAAATTAACGGGGTTTATCAATATGAACCTCATGAAAAAGTCTAAAGATCTGCAATCCCTCAGTATTTTTGACAATAGTACTTACTTTGATGATTTACAATTGTTAAAAGAGGGTGCATCTTGGCGGCCAGTTAACTTAATTGTATTTGGAGTTGCAATTATCCAATCTGGTTTAACCTTATTGTTCATGTTAAGTTTGTTAGCTAGATACAATCCATGGGTAGCGATTTTATTGCTAATAGTAATGGTGCCACAAAGCCTTAGTTATTATCGAATCCAGCAACAAGCCTTTGAAACTATGGTAACTAGAAGTAAAAATGCAAGAAAACTTGATTACTTAAGTTCACTGCTTCTAGACAGAAAAGATACCAAAGAAGTCCGTTTGTTCAACATGTTTCCTGCTGTAATTGACAGATATATCAAATTGTTCAAGGATACCAGGAAAAATGTAGATCAAGTTCGAATGAAACAAATGTATGTTAGTTCATTTTTCTTAGGACTTGTGGTGATAGTTTCAGGATACGGATTTTATTGGTTTGCATCTTCAGTTAACGATGGAATTGTCGGTGCTGGTGCACTATTAATGTTTGTATCTGTTATCGCTTCTGTTTCTAGTTCCTTAGCTACTTTGGTGGAAGATAGCAGTTTACTTTATGATTCATTGTTATGGGTTGAAAAGTACAATCGCTTTGAAAAATACCATGATGATTTTCAGAATGGATCTAGACAGCTTGATACTCCAATTAATCAAATAAAATTATCCCATGTTTCTTTTACATATCCATTTTCTAATGAAGAAATTTTGCATGATGTTAACTTCAATATTAATAAAGGCGAAAAGATTGCAATTGTTGGTGAAAATGGATCTGGTAAATCTACATTGATTAAATTGCTAATGAGATTTTACGATCCAAGTAAGGGTAAAATAGATCTTAATGGTAGTAATCTGAAAGATTATGATATTAAAGATTACCGAAACCACTTATCTGCAACGTTTCAAGATTACTCTAAGTTTAAATTGAGCCTACTTGAAAATGTGTCCGTTTTTCGCAATGGTAATGAGGACAAAGTAAAGACAGCTTTAGGGGATGCAGGTTTGAGTACTTTACTCAACGATAAAGACATAAGCTTGGATACAATCTTGAGTAAAGAGTTCGCCAATGGGGTCGAATTGTCAGGTGGTCAATGGCAAAAGATTGCTCTTGCCCGTGATATTTATAGCGATGCGCAAGTTGAATTCTTGGATGAGCCTACTGCCGCAATAGATGCTAAAAGTGAAAATAAAATCTATGAACATTTTTTGGCAAAGAATAAAAATAAAACCATTGTCTTTGTTACACACCGTCTTTCCGCTGTTAAGTATGCAGATAAAATCCTCTTCTTGCAGAATGGAAAAGTTCAAGGCTTTGATTCTCACGAGAATTTGATGAAGACGAATATAGATTATAGGAACATGTATAATTTGCAAAAAGAAGCATATATTTAG
- a CDS encoding O-acetyl-ADP-ribose deacetylase, with protein sequence MTDIKIVQGDITKMKADAIVNAANKSLLGGGGVDGAIHAAAGPELLAECRTLHGCDTGEAKITKGYNLLAKHVIHTVGPIYRFHTLEEDAKLLTDCYRNSLDLAKKNNLHSIIFSSISTGVYGYPAKDAAKVAIKTSRDWLKANPDYEMHISLCAFDKRMEQVLKNQL encoded by the coding sequence ATGACTGATATAAAAATTGTTCAAGGTGACATTACTAAAATGAAGGCTGATGCTATTGTCAATGCCGCTAACAAGAGTTTATTAGGTGGTGGTGGGGTTGACGGTGCGATTCATGCTGCAGCTGGTCCAGAACTTCTAGCAGAATGTCGAACGCTTCATGGCTGTGATACTGGCGAAGCTAAGATAACCAAAGGTTACAATTTGCTAGCTAAGCATGTAATTCATACAGTTGGACCAATCTACCGTTTCCACACTCTGGAAGAAGATGCTAAGTTACTTACAGATTGTTATCGTAATAGCTTGGATTTAGCTAAGAAGAATAATTTACACAGTATTATTTTTTCATCGATTTCAACTGGGGTATATGGTTATCCTGCTAAAGATGCAGCAAAGGTAGCGATTAAGACCTCCAGAGATTGGTTAAAAGCTAATCCTGACTATGAGATGCATATCTCACTATGTGCTTTTGATAAGCGAATGGAACAAGTTTTGAAAAATCAATTATAG
- a CDS encoding acyltransferase family protein has product MDKYAYPSYKIADIGDYLKVFACTAVMAQPIMAMIMNVEQPNHVQDIFGVLYNLVKYTAPAFIFGILYTTIRVNDTNGNFSYKKYLRSNWSNLFVPTIWWTLIYLLGMPWLQQVDHYYNFSSFCWQFINGNAAPHLWYNTMMLQFIILMPIFWTISCYIGKNIKRGIFVAILTFILYFTWIYFYDYYVFHGIHELDWYLLDRVFISFFIYGIYGVLAWQLRDKINIFISEFWWIIAGIFILCFIWTNIELQRFGHPINFNNAPYYRPSMTFYCLAAIALISSFCLYQVRKNKLTSLKAFHFLATYAYRAYLSNVFWNQLIWRGLNMQFHAIYHPFLTLFGTWILTWILSFTSAYFLHGWWSKIKKYLTTTRLV; this is encoded by the coding sequence ATGGATAAATATGCTTATCCCTCATACAAAATAGCGGATATTGGCGACTATTTAAAAGTTTTCGCCTGCACCGCCGTTATGGCGCAACCTATTATGGCAATGATCATGAATGTAGAACAACCCAATCATGTTCAAGATATTTTCGGAGTTTTGTACAACTTAGTTAAGTACACTGCTCCTGCATTTATTTTCGGCATCCTTTACACGACTATCCGCGTTAATGATACAAATGGTAATTTTTCTTATAAAAAGTATTTGCGCAGTAACTGGTCAAATCTCTTTGTTCCTACGATTTGGTGGACATTAATTTATTTGTTGGGGATGCCGTGGCTACAACAAGTTGATCATTATTATAATTTTTCTTCTTTTTGCTGGCAATTCATCAACGGCAATGCTGCACCACATCTTTGGTACAACACGATGATGTTACAGTTTATTATTCTAATGCCAATTTTTTGGACGATTAGTTGTTACATCGGTAAAAATATCAAACGCGGAATCTTTGTAGCAATTCTTACTTTCATTCTTTATTTTACCTGGATTTACTTTTATGACTACTACGTCTTCCACGGAATCCATGAACTCGATTGGTATTTGCTCGATCGTGTATTTATCTCATTTTTCATTTACGGAATTTATGGCGTTCTTGCTTGGCAATTGCGAGATAAGATAAACATTTTTATTAGCGAATTCTGGTGGATCATTGCTGGGATTTTTATTCTTTGTTTTATTTGGACTAATATTGAACTTCAAAGATTTGGGCATCCAATTAACTTTAATAATGCCCCATATTACAGGCCATCGATGACTTTCTATTGTTTAGCTGCAATTGCACTAATTAGTTCATTTTGCTTATATCAAGTTAGAAAAAATAAATTAACTAGTCTAAAGGCATTTCACTTTTTAGCTACTTATGCTTATCGTGCATATCTTTCTAACGTCTTTTGGAATCAACTAATTTGGCGTGGACTTAACATGCAATTCCATGCTATTTATCATCCCTTCTTAACGCTTTTTGGTACCTGGATTCTTACATGGATTCTATCTTTTACATCCGCATATTTTCTTCACGGTTGGTGGTCAAAAATTAAAAAGTATCTTACAACTACTAGATTAGTCTAA
- a CDS encoding cytochrome C5 produces the protein MAHMSRREYRMKKEHGQSGASQSRINYSKNKITSREEFRSKKISNPAPINNVNVANATRENYNHVKLNFWNIFSDRPYVSVTIIVLALFFIMIKLWWGLIVLLIAVIAGIYVIGRSHHPNRVLSLEFHMKASRKLSMLRAFELGGSVVMFLATYMKQVVSVDFSSAGSTDSFQIIQGMLSNNGGYYGQRGSYFLNLLNTVTGGQLWSSYRYATNSAQMMSSNSGRWIIIWIMLLMIAPAFCVLAQFFKEPYSRNATLVTSLITTVSFVLTPVLMRRWVVGYAMENQMAREAANNAVHIGTMAYVGMGCSIMVLIIAIYRFVKQDNFE, from the coding sequence ATGGCACATATGTCTAGGCGAGAATATCGCATGAAAAAAGAACATGGACAATCTGGTGCTAGTCAATCGCGAATTAATTATTCTAAAAATAAGATAACTAGTCGTGAAGAATTTAGAAGTAAAAAGATTAGCAATCCTGCGCCAATTAACAATGTGAATGTGGCTAATGCTACAAGAGAAAATTATAATCATGTCAAACTTAACTTTTGGAATATTTTCTCTGATAGGCCATATGTCTCTGTAACAATAATTGTGTTGGCTTTGTTCTTTATTATGATCAAACTGTGGTGGGGACTCATTGTGCTGCTTATTGCTGTCATAGCTGGTATTTATGTGATAGGACGTAGTCATCATCCTAACCGTGTGCTGAGTCTAGAGTTTCATATGAAAGCTTCTAGAAAACTTAGTATGCTTAGAGCCTTTGAATTAGGTGGCTCTGTTGTTATGTTTTTAGCAACTTATATGAAACAAGTGGTTTCTGTAGATTTCTCATCAGCAGGATCAACCGATAGTTTCCAAATTATTCAAGGGATGCTGTCTAATAATGGTGGTTATTATGGTCAACGTGGATCATATTTCTTGAATTTGCTTAATACAGTAACTGGTGGGCAGTTATGGAGCTCTTATCGGTATGCAACCAATAGTGCACAAATGATGAGTAGTAATTCAGGAAGATGGATTATTATTTGGATCATGCTTTTGATGATTGCTCCAGCATTTTGTGTGTTGGCACAGTTCTTTAAAGAGCCATATTCAAGAAATGCAACATTAGTTACTTCATTGATCACTACGGTAAGTTTTGTATTAACTCCTGTTTTAATGAGAAGATGGGTAGTAGGTTATGCAATGGAAAATCAAATGGCAAGAGAAGCAGCCAACAATGCAGTTCATATTGGTACCATGGCGTATGTTGGTATGGGGTGCTCAATTATGGTTTTGATTATTGCAATTTATCGTTTTGTTAAACAAGATAATTTTGAATAA
- a CDS encoding aggregation-promoting factor C-terminal-like domain-containing protein, which yields MSKNVKSTLVKIFAALALAFACVTVAQAFSTTSNNQTVQAATRKLSKKEKAAKRWIAMRESGGSYTARNGVCYGKYQLNIGYLNGDLSPKNQERTADNYVYGRYGSWVNAKRFWLAHNWY from the coding sequence ATGAGTAAAAACGTTAAATCTACTTTGGTTAAAATTTTTGCAGCTTTAGCACTTGCCTTTGCATGTGTTACTGTTGCCCAAGCTTTTTCTACCACTTCAAATAACCAAACTGTACAAGCCGCAACTAGAAAGCTTTCTAAGAAGGAAAAGGCAGCTAAGCGTTGGATCGCAATGCGTGAATCAGGTGGTAGCTACACTGCTAGAAACGGTGTTTGTTACGGTAAATATCAATTAAATATTGGTTACTTAAACGGTGATTTATCACCTAAGAATCAAGAACGTACAGCTGATAATTACGTTTATGGTCGTTACGGTTCATGGGTTAATGCCAAGAGATTTTGGCTAGCACATAATTGGTATTAA
- a CDS encoding M1 family metallopeptidase — MAVKRFYETFHPEHYDLRIDVNRKNKEINGTSTITGDVVENPVFINQKFMTIDSVKVEGKDVDFEVVEKDEAIKIETGVTGKAIIEIAYSAPLTDTMMGIYPSYYELEGKKKQIIGTQFETTFARQAFPCVDEPEAKATFTLALKWDEQDGEIALANMPEIEVDKDGYHHFEETVRMSSYLVAFAFGELQSKTDHTKDGVLVGVYATKAHKPKELDFALDIATRAIEFYEDFYQTKYPLPQSLQLALPDFSAGAMENWGLITYREAYLLLDPDNTSLEMKKLVATVITHELAHQWFGDLVTMKWWDNLWLNESFANMMEYLSVDGLEPDWHIWEMFQTNEASSALSRDATDGVQPIQMEINDPADIDSVFDGAIVYAKGSRMLVMVRSLLGDEALRKGLKYYFDHHKFGNATGDDLWDALSTATDLNIGEIMHSWLKQPGYPVVSAFVDKDGHLKLTQKQFFIGEGEDKGRLWQIPLNANFDAPKIMSEKEIDLGNYKVLREEAGHPLRLNVGNNSHFIVEYDETLLNDILADVNALDPIDKLQLLQDLRLLAEGKQISYAVIVPLLTKFADSKSSLVINALYTTANKLRQFVKPESEEEKNLKKLYDLLSKKQVARLGWEVKKGESDEDAQIRPYELSASLYADNTDSIKAAHQIFTENEDNLEAMNADVRPYVLINEVKNFGSHNLIAKLIKEYQRTADASYKVDLRSAITSTIDKAEVATIVEDFENADIIKPQDLRGWYRGLLANHHGQQAAWDWIREDWDWLDKTVGGDMEFATFITVTAGVFHTPERLKEFKEFFEPKVNVPLLSREIKMDTKVIESKVNLIEAEKDAVNSAIAKAID; from the coding sequence ATGGCAGTAAAACGTTTTTATGAAACTTTCCATCCAGAACATTACGATTTACGTATTGATGTAAACCGTAAAAATAAGGAAATTAATGGTACTTCTACTATTACTGGTGATGTAGTTGAGAATCCAGTATTTATTAATCAGAAGTTTATGACTATCGACAGTGTTAAAGTTGAGGGAAAAGACGTTGATTTTGAAGTAGTTGAAAAAGACGAAGCAATTAAAATTGAAACCGGCGTAACTGGTAAAGCCATCATCGAAATTGCTTATAGTGCACCTTTGACAGATACTATGATGGGTATTTATCCTTCATATTACGAATTGGAAGGTAAAAAGAAGCAAATTATTGGTACGCAATTTGAAACCACTTTTGCGCGTCAAGCATTTCCGTGTGTTGACGAACCAGAAGCTAAAGCGACCTTTACGCTTGCTCTTAAATGGGATGAACAAGATGGCGAAATTGCTCTTGCCAACATGCCTGAAATCGAAGTTGATAAAGATGGTTACCACCATTTTGAAGAAACTGTTCGTATGTCTAGTTACCTTGTTGCATTTGCCTTTGGTGAATTGCAATCAAAGACTGATCATACTAAAGACGGCGTTTTAGTAGGTGTTTATGCAACTAAGGCTCACAAGCCTAAGGAATTGGATTTTGCATTAGATATTGCTACTCGTGCAATTGAATTTTACGAAGACTTCTACCAAACTAAGTACCCACTTCCACAATCATTGCAACTTGCATTGCCAGATTTTAGTGCCGGTGCGATGGAAAACTGGGGACTTATAACTTATCGTGAAGCTTACTTGTTGCTTGATCCAGACAATACTAGTTTGGAAATGAAGAAGTTGGTAGCTACAGTTATTACTCACGAATTGGCTCACCAATGGTTTGGTGACTTAGTAACCATGAAGTGGTGGGATAACTTATGGCTTAACGAAAGTTTTGCTAACATGATGGAATACTTGTCAGTTGATGGCTTGGAACCAGATTGGCACATTTGGGAAATGTTCCAAACTAATGAAGCTTCTTCAGCATTATCACGTGATGCTACAGATGGTGTTCAACCAATTCAAATGGAAATTAACGATCCAGCAGATATTGATTCAGTATTTGATGGTGCGATTGTTTATGCTAAGGGTTCAAGAATGTTGGTCATGGTTCGTTCACTTCTTGGCGATGAAGCTTTGAGAAAGGGTCTTAAGTACTACTTCGATCACCACAAGTTTGGTAATGCCACAGGTGACGATCTTTGGGATGCACTTTCAACTGCAACTGACCTTAATATTGGTGAAATTATGCATTCATGGCTAAAACAACCAGGTTACCCAGTAGTTAGTGCCTTTGTTGATAAAGATGGCCATTTGAAGCTTACTCAAAAGCAATTCTTCATTGGTGAAGGTGAAGATAAGGGGAGATTATGGCAGATTCCATTGAACGCTAACTTTGATGCTCCTAAGATTATGTCAGAAAAGGAAATTGATCTAGGCAACTACAAGGTTCTTCGTGAAGAAGCGGGTCACCCACTTAGACTTAACGTTGGTAATAATTCTCACTTCATCGTTGAATATGATGAAACCTTACTTAACGATATTTTGGCAGACGTTAATGCACTTGATCCAATCGATAAGTTGCAATTATTACAAGACCTTAGACTTTTAGCAGAAGGTAAGCAAATTTCTTACGCTGTAATTGTGCCACTTCTTACTAAGTTCGCAGATTCTAAATCAAGTTTGGTAATTAACGCTTTGTACACTACTGCTAACAAGCTTCGTCAATTTGTTAAACCAGAATCAGAAGAAGAAAAGAACCTGAAGAAGCTTTACGATCTCTTATCAAAGAAGCAAGTTGCTCGTTTAGGCTGGGAAGTTAAGAAGGGCGAAAGCGATGAAGATGCTCAAATTCGTCCATACGAATTAAGCGCAAGTCTCTACGCAGATAATACTGATTCAATTAAGGCAGCTCACCAAATCTTCACTGAAAATGAAGATAACTTGGAAGCAATGAACGCTGATGTTCGCCCATACGTTTTGATTAACGAAGTAAAGAATTTTGGAAGCCATAACTTAATTGCCAAGTTAATTAAGGAATACCAAAGAACTGCTGATGCTTCATACAAGGTAGACCTTCGTTCTGCTATTACCAGCACAATTGATAAGGCAGAAGTAGCTACAATTGTAGAAGATTTCGAAAATGCAGATATTATTAAGCCACAAGACCTTCGCGGCTGGTACCGCGGCTTACTTGCTAACCATCATGGTCAACAAGCTGCTTGGGACTGGATCAGAGAAGATTGGGACTGGCTTGATAAGACTGTTGGTGGTGACATGGAATTTGCTACATTCATCACTGTTACTGC